One segment of Channa argus isolate prfri chromosome 17, Channa argus male v1.0, whole genome shotgun sequence DNA contains the following:
- the otofa gene encoding otoferlin isoform X15 — protein MMSLMVHLKTVAHLRGKGDRVAKVAFRGLSFYSRVAENCEDVAHFNEMFRWPIASRLDGNEMLEIQVYNYSKVFSNRLVGTFCMVLQKVAEEGHLELTDTLIDDNNTSIKTTVTIEIRYQPMDGTVGVWSDGEFLDVPDDRDGMFAFETDSLLSGQSHGSGISPARSLQGSIPTFRKAGKGVFSAMKLGKIKISKDDHKKGDEPAILDMEDLDRKAIRLAGTMEPDTISLASVTAVTTNVSNKRSKPDIKMEPSSGRPVDYQISITVIEARQLLGLNMDPVVCVEIGDDKKYTSMKESTNCPYYNEYFVFDFHVPPHVMFDKIIKLSVIHSKNLLRSGTLVGTFKMDVGTVYSQTEHQFYHKWAMLSDPDDITVGCKGYIKCDIAVVGKGDNIKTPHKANETDEDEIEGNLLLPEGIPAERQWARFYVKIYRAEGLPKMNTTIMANVKKAFIGENRDLVDPYVQVQFAGQKGKTSVQKSSYEPIWNEQVIFTELFPPLCKRLKVQIRDSDKVNDVAIGTHFIDLRKISNEGDKGFLPTLGPAWVNMYGSTRQYTLMDEHQDLNEGLGEGVSFRARLLLSIAVEILDTTSPEILSSTEVQVETISNISESATGKMEEFFLFGSFLEATMIDRKIGDKAISFEITIGNYGNQIDGVSKPSSTKKKKKDSESEQEENELIQNSSEDEADEDGDLVSVSSTPLMKPFITDRNYFHLPYFEKKPCVYIKSWWQDQRRRLYNSNMMDKIADKLEEGLNDVQEIMKTEKAFPERRLRGVLEELSVGCSRFVTLANKDVNQAGRTKLDRERLKSCMREMDSMGQQAKQIRTQVKKNTVRDKLKLAQHFLQKLRFLADEPQHSIPDVFIWMMTNNKRIAYARIPSKDILYSIVDEETGKDCGKVKAVFLKLPGKKGFGPAGWTVQAKLELYLWLGLNKQKKDFLSGLPNGFEEIKATKMGPGLHTLPPVSLVYNMKQVFQLRAHMYQARSLFAADSSGLSDPFARVFFSTHSQVTEVLSETLCPTWDQLLVFDDVELFGEASELRDDPPIIVVEIYDQDTVGKAEFIGRTFAKPTIKMCDEHYGPPRFPPQLEYYQIYRGNCTAGELLAAFELLQVGQGGKADLPPLEGPTDSERGPILPVPLGIRPVLSRYRIEVLFWGLRDLKRINLAQVDRPRVDIECAGRGVQSALIQNYKKNPNFNTLVKWFEVDLPENELLHPPLNIRVVDCRAFGRFILVGSHAVTSLRHFIYSAPDKNSNNWASAGDIIVNVDTDPLIRKMDTVVKLDAMSDAVVKVDMTEEESDKEKKKKKKKKKGGVEEEDETDERVLDWWSKYFASIETLKETLRAQEAAQAEAEEREDLEIAAEVTDIKPDDLLLKGSKTKSKDKKTLKDKKKGQAADCSEKRRVKAKVDELVVYNKELESEFGIFEDWLHTFNLYRGKAGDDDEQAMDDDRIVGRFKGSLCMYKLPLSEEITREAGFDPNMGMFQNIPHNDPINVLVRVYVVRATDLHPADINGKADPYIVIKLGKSEIKDKENYISKQLNPVFGKSFDIEATFPMESMLTVSVYDWDLVGTDDLIGETKIDLENRFYSKYRATCGISSTYSLHGYNIWRDPMKPSQLLAKLCKDGKIDGPHYGPGGKVKVGNQFFHGPTEIEDENGLKKQTEEHLALTVLNHWEEIPRVGCKLVPEHVETRPLLNPDKPGIEQGRIEMWVDMFPMDMPAPGPAIDISPRKPKRYELRVIIWNTDEVILEDDDYFTGEKSSDIFVRGWLKGQQEDKQDTDVHYHSLTGEGNFNWRFVFPFDYLMAEEKIVISKKESMFSWDETEYKIPPRLTLQVWDADHFSADDFLGAIELDLNRFPRGAKTAKQCSLDMIRNEQELPTISIFKQKRVKGWWPFVARDENDEMELTGKVEAELHLVTAEEAEKNPVGLGRNEPDPLEKPNRPDTSLMWFLGPLKSIRYFIWHNYRWLILKALGLILLLIMLGLFLYSIPGYLVKKMLGA, from the exons AGCGGGCAAGGGGGTTTTTTCAGCCATGAAGCTCGGAAAGATCAAGATCTCTAAGGACGATCACAAGAAAGgag ATGAGCCAGCAATCCTGGACATGGAGGACCTGGACAGGAAGGCGATTCGTCTAGCTGGAACAATGGAACCAGACACCATATCTCTGGCCTCTGTCACCGCGGTCACCACTAATGTCTCCAATAAGAG GTCAAAGCCAGATATCAAGATGGAGCCAAGCTCTGGACGACCAGTGGATTatcag ATAAGCATCACAGTGATCGAGGCTCGGCAGCTGTTAGGCCTCAACATGGAccctgtggtgtgtgtggagATTGGAGATGACAAAAAGTACACATCTATGAAGGAGTCCACCAACTGCCCATACTACAATGAA TATTTTGTCTTTGACTTCCACGTTCCTCCTCATGTCATGTTTGACAAGATCATCAAGCTCTCA GTTATTCATTCTAAAAACCTTCTCCGGAGTGGAACTTTGGTTGGAACCTTCAAGATGGACGTTGGGACTGTTTATTCTCAGACTG AACACCAGTTCTACCATAAATGGGCCATGCTTTCTgatccagatgacatcacagtgGGATGTAAAGGATATATAAAGTGTGATATTGCTGTTGTCGGCAAGGGGGACAACATTAAGACCCCACACAAGGCCAACGAGACGGATGAAGATGAAATAGAGGG GAACCTTCTGCTTCCAGAGGGTATCCCAGCAGAGAGGCAGTGGGCAAGGTTTTATGTGAAGATCTATCGCGCTGAGGGTCTACCAAAAATGAACACTACCATCATGGCTAATGTGAAAAAAGCCTTCATAGGAGAAAATCGAGACCTGGTGGACCCCTATGTTCAAGTGCAGTTTGCTGGACAGAAA GGGAAGACTTCTGTACAGAAAAGCAGTTATGAACCAATCTGGAATGAACAGGTCATCTTCACCGAGCTGTTCCCCCCACTTTGCAAACGTCTGAAGGTCCAAATACGAGACTCGGATAAGGTCAATGATGTCGCCATAGGGACCCACTTTATTGACCTACGCAAGATATCAAATGAAGGCGATAAAG GGTTCCTGCCCACCCTGGGACCAGCCTGGGTCAACATGTACGGTTCCACTCGTCAGTACACCCTGATGGATGAGCACCAGGACCTGAATGAAGGACTTGGAGAAGGTGTGTCCTTCAGAGCCCGTCTCCTACTTTCAATCGCTGTGGAGATTCTGGATACCACTTCACCTGAGATCCTGAGCTCCACTGAGGTTCAAGTGGAGACAATCTCCAACATCTCAGAG AGTGCCACAGGGAAAATGGAGGAGTTCTTCCTCTTTGGTTCCTTTCTGGAGGCCACAATGATTGACAGAAAGATTGGTGACAAAGCGATTAGTTTTGAAATCACAATAG GTAACTATGGGAACCAGATAGATGGCGTAAGCAAGCCTTCATcgacaaagaagaaaaagaaagacagcgAGAGTGAACAGGAGGAGAATGAGCTCATCCAGAACTCCAGTGAGGATGAAGCAGACGAGGACGGGGACCTGGTCTCAGTCTCTTCCACTCCTCTCATGAAGCCTTTCATCACCGATAG GAACTACTTCCATCTTCCCTACTTTGAAAAGAAGCCATGTGTCTACATTAAAAGCTGGTGGCAAGACCAAAGAAGACGACTCTACAACTCCAACATGATGGACAAAATTGCTGACAAACTG GAAGAGGGTTTAAATGATGTTCAGGAGATCATGAAGACGGAAAAGGCCTTTCCAGAACGCAGACTCAGAGGAGTGCTGGAGGAGCTTAGTGTCGGCTGCAG TCGGTTTGTGACTCTGGCTAACAAGGATGTGAACCAGGCAGGCAGAACCAAACTGGATCGAGAAAGGCTCAAGTCCTGCATGAGAGAGATG GACAGCATGGGCCAGCAGGCCAAGCAGATCCGCACtcaagtaaagaaaaacaccGTCAGAGACAAACTTAAGCTGGCTCAGCATTTCTTGCAGAAGCTACGTTTCCTTGCTGATGAG CCTCAGCACAGCATTCCAGATGTTTTCATCTGGATGATGACCAACAACAAGCGCATTGCTTATGCCCGTATTCCCTCCAAAGACATCCTGTACTCTATAGTTGATGAGGAAACTGGCAAAGACTGTGGTAAAGTTAAAGCTGTCTTTCTCAAG CTACCTGGTAAGAAGGGGTTTGGCCCTGCTGGCTGGACTGTTCAAGCTAAGCTGGAGTTGTATCTGTGGCTGGGTCTCAACAAGCAAAAGAAGGACTTTCTCAGTGGTCTGCCTAATGGTTTTGAAGAAATCAAAGCTACTAAAATGGGTCCAGGTCTTCACACTCTCCCCCCTGTCAGCCTTGTCTACAATA TGAAGCAGGTGTTTCAGCTGAGAGCACACATGTACCAGGCCCGCAGTCTGTTTGCTGCTGACAGCAGTGGCCTCTCAGACCCTTTTGCTCGAGTATTCTTCTCCACACACAGCCAGGTTACTGAG GTTCTGAGTGAGACTCTGTGTCCTACATGGGATCAGCTGTTGGTATTTGATGATGTGGAGCTGTTTGGGGAGGCCAGCGAACTGAGGGACGACCCGCCCATCATTGTAGTTGAAATTTATGACCAGGACACTGTG GGTAAGGCAGAGTTCATAGGTCGGACCTTTGCTAAGCCCACCATCAAGATGTGTGATGAGCATTACGGCCCTCCAAGGTTCCCGCCCCAGCTGGAATACTACCAGATTTACAGAGGGAACTGTACTGCTGGAGAACTGCTGGCTGCCTTTGAGCTGCTGCAG GTTGGTCAAGGAGGCAAGGCTGACCTTCCTCCCCTTGAAGGACCAACTGACTCAGAGCGTGGACCCATCCTCCCTGTGCCTTTAGGCATCCGACCTGTCTTGAGCCGTTACCGCATAGAG gttTTGTTCTGGGGTTTAAGAGACTTAAAGAGGATTAACTTGGCTCAGGTGGATCGGCCTCGTGTTGATATAGAGTGTGCTGGCAGAGGTGTGCAGTCTGCCCTCATCCAGAACTATAAGAAAAACCCCAACTTCAACACACTGGTGAAATGGTTTGAGGTG GACCTTCCAGAAAATGAGCTCCTCCACCCTCCTCTCAACATCCGGGTGGTTGACTGCAGAGCCTTTGGCCGCTTTATCCTGGTGGGGTCCCACGCTGTCACCAGCCTGAGACATTTCATCTACAGTGCGCCAGATAAGAACTCCAACAACTGGGCCAGCGCAG GTGACATCATCGTCAATGTGGATACAGACCCTCTGATTCGAAAGATGGACACAGTTGTCAAGTTAGATGCT ATGTCTGACGCTGTTGTAAAAGTTGACATG ACTGAGGAAGAGAGtgacaaagagaagaagaagaagaaaaagaaaaaaaagggcggagtggaggaagaggatgagacAGATGAGCGTGTGCTGGACTGGTGGTCCAAATATTTTGCTTCAATAGAGACCCTGAAGGAG aCCCTCAGAGCCCAGGAGGCAGCTCAGGCAGAGGCAGAAGAGAGGGAGGATCTGGAGATAGCAGCCGAGGTCACAG ATATCAAACCTGATGACCTTCTTCTGAAAGGCTCCAAGACGAAGAGCAAAGACAAGAAGACGTTGAAAGATAAGAAGAAGGGTCAGGCTGCAGACTGCTCTGAGAAACGCCGGGTTAAAGCAAAAGTGGATGAGCTGGTG GTGTACAACAAGGAGCTGGAGAGTGAGTTTGGCATTTTCGAAGACTGGCTGCATACTTTTAACCTGTACAGAGGAAAAGCCGGGGACGATGATGAGCAGGCTATGGATGATGACAGAATCGTTGGGAGATTCAAA GGATCCTTATGTATGTACAAGTTACCACTTTCTGAGGAGATTACAAGGGAGGCAGGATTTGATCCTAATATGGGCATGTTCCAGAACATCCCACACAATGATCCAATCAACGTACTTGTCCGAGTCTATGTAGTGAGG GCTACAGATCTTCATCCTGCTGATATCAATGGTAAGGCTGATCCGTACATTGTCATCAAATTGGGAAAATCAGAGATTAAAGACAAAGAGAACTACATCTCTAAACAGCTCAATCCTGTATTTGGCAA ATCATTCGACATTGAGGCTACATTCCCGATGGAGTCCATGCTAACAGTGTCTGTGTACGACTGGGATTTGGTCGGCACTGATGACCTCATTGGAGAGACAAAGATTGATCTGGAGAATCGTTTCTACAGCAAATACAGAGCTACATGCGGCATTTCATCCACCTACTCTCT CCACGGATACAACATATGGCGAGACCCTATGAAACCCAGTCAGCTCCTGGCTAAGCTCTGCAAGGATGGCAAGATCGATGGACCTCATTATGGGCCTGGAGGCAAAGTCAAAGTTGGGAATCAGTTCTTCCATGGACCAACAGAGATTGAAGATGAGAATG GTCTGAAAAAGCAGACTGAGGAACATTTGGCCCTGACAGTGCTAAACCACTGGGAGGAGATCCCAAGGGTGGGGTGCAAGCTTGTCCCCGAGCACGTTGAGACCAGACCCCTGCTGAACCCTGACAAACCCGGCATTGAACAG GGTCGTATTGAGATGTGGGTGGACATGTTTCCCATGGACATGCCTGCTCCTGGACCTGCGATTGACATATCACCACGGAAACCAAAGAG ATATGAGCTCAGGGTGATTATTTGGAATACAGACGAAGTAATACTGGAGGACGATGATTACTTCACTGGGGAAAAGTCCAGTGACATATTTGTCAGGGG GTGGCTGAAGGGGCAGCAGGAGGACAAACAGGACACAGATGTACACTATCACTCCCTGACTGGCGAGGGAAACTTTAATTGGCGCTTTGTCTTCCCCTTTGATTACCTCATGGCTGAGGAGAAGATTGTCATCTCTAAGAAAGAGTCCATGTTCTCTTGGGATGAGACAGAATACAAGATTCCTCCTCGCCTCACGCTGCAGGTCTGGGATGCTGACCACTTCTCTGCTGATGACTTCCTCG GTGCAATTGAACTTGACCTGAACCGGTTCCCTCGCGGCGCCAAGACAGCTAAGCAGTGCTCCCTCGATATGATCCGAAATGAACAGGAGCTCCCCACTATTTCAATCTTCAAACAAAAGAGAGTGAAAGGCTGGTGGCCCTTTGTTGCCCGTGATGAAAACGATGAGATGGAGCTAACG GGTAAAGTTGAGGCTGAGCTTCACTTGGTAACAgcagaagaagcagagaaaaatcCTGTAGGACTAGGACGAAATGAGCCAGATCCCCTGGAGAAGCCAAA TCGACCGGACACCAGTCTAATGTGGTTTCTGGGCCCTCTGAAGTCCATTCGTTACTTCATCTGGCACAACTACCGCTGGCTGATCCTCAAGGCCCTGGGGCTGATACTGCTGCTGATAATGCTTGGACTCTTCCTCTACTCAATCCCTGGTTACCTGGTTAAGAAGATGCTGGGGGCCTGA